In Anaerobacillus isosaccharinicus, one genomic interval encodes:
- a CDS encoding chaperone NapD, giving the protein MVISGFMLITVKGKTDAVIEQLQKLPGVEVHHIEQEVKVVLTLEADSVDESYRIGEAFKEIDGIVSICLAYTNFEDDEAMQHQAVIQQ; this is encoded by the coding sequence ATGGTCATTTCAGGATTTATGCTAATCACAGTAAAAGGAAAAACAGATGCAGTAATTGAACAACTTCAGAAGCTTCCTGGGGTAGAGGTTCATCATATTGAGCAGGAGGTAAAAGTTGTTTTAACACTTGAAGCCGATTCTGTTGATGAAAGCTACCGTATTGGAGAGGCATTCAAAGAAATAGATGGAATTGTTTCTATCTGCCTTGCTTACACAAACTTCGAAGATGATGAAGCGATGCAACATCAGGCAGTGATTCAGCAATGA
- a CDS encoding 4Fe-4S dicluster domain-containing protein, translating into MIDRLNRRQYLKENFRSSFQFLGSIIGASIEQERNFIRPPGAGNELAFLATCTRCGICEDVCPTSTIGLFSVDYGAKLAGTPFINPNESPCTFCNKCITHCPTGALEEIGKDEKLGIAEVFEFNCLAFKGTMCDYCIRACPLGRDALTVENGKPKVIESNCNGCGECVAACIQTYKGIYVKALED; encoded by the coding sequence ATGATCGATCGATTGAACCGTAGACAATATCTGAAGGAAAACTTTCGTTCCTCCTTTCAATTTCTCGGGTCAATAATCGGGGCTTCCATCGAACAGGAACGAAACTTTATTCGTCCACCAGGTGCGGGCAATGAACTTGCTTTCCTTGCCACTTGCACCCGCTGTGGCATCTGCGAAGACGTCTGTCCGACGTCAACGATAGGACTTTTTTCAGTAGATTACGGGGCGAAACTTGCAGGGACACCTTTTATTAATCCAAACGAGTCGCCATGTACTTTTTGCAATAAATGTATTACTCATTGCCCAACAGGAGCATTAGAGGAGATCGGAAAAGATGAAAAGCTAGGAATTGCTGAAGTGTTCGAGTTCAACTGTTTGGCGTTCAAAGGAACAATGTGCGACTATTGTATCAGAGCATGCCCGTTAGGACGCGACGCTTTAACAGTGGAAAATGGTAAGCCAAAAGTAATTGAAAGTAATTGTAATGGCTGTGGTGAATGTGTAGCAGCGTGTATTCAAACGTATAAAGGTATTTACGTAAAAGCCTTAGAAGATTAA
- a CDS encoding nitrate reductase cytochrome c-type subunit — protein sequence MKKSNYFLFAVSIGVLIFAIVVGVGLFNDSSSETVAVPKQETPKQEPAKQSAKNVDIPQLKQERAEAATMVLISAPTLQPVDHAGRWNPKTKGESCLMCHENAQAMGAREIPIDHFVDRDRAKGIFGPRYVCVTCHGLDTGETKAAFND from the coding sequence ATGAAAAAATCAAATTACTTTTTATTTGCCGTCTCTATTGGAGTATTAATCTTTGCCATAGTCGTAGGTGTTGGTTTATTTAATGACTCATCAAGCGAAACAGTGGCAGTACCGAAGCAAGAGACACCAAAACAAGAACCAGCGAAACAATCAGCTAAAAATGTTGATATACCTCAGTTAAAACAAGAAAGAGCTGAAGCTGCGACAATGGTATTAATTTCAGCTCCTACTTTACAACCAGTTGACCATGCAGGTAGATGGAATCCAAAAACAAAGGGTGAAAGTTGCCTAATGTGTCATGAAAATGCTCAAGCAATGGGGGCAAGGGAAATTCCAATTGATCATTTTGTTGATCGAGATCGGGCAAAAGGAATTTTTGGCCCTAGGTATGTTTGTGTTACGTGCCATGGTTTAGATACTGGAGAAACAAAAGCTGCATTTAACGATTAA
- the recQ gene encoding DNA helicase RecQ, which produces MLEKQLETPITILKKYYGYNSFRKNQLEIITAILNKTDTLCIMPTGGGKSVCYQVPAMLFEGITVVISPLISLMKDQVDTLNSIGVPAIYLNSTVSHADQGEIMNDIKHGSYKLVYVSPERLDSNQFLQFLQQLPIDLIAVDEAHCISQWGHDFRPSYARIGHLMQQLSSKPVIAAFTATATKTVAQDIKQGLMLQSPLDFVSGYERENLAFSVVKTGNKRKYILEFIERLKGESGIIYTATRKDVEELQPFLEKNGVQAVTYHGGMSEKIRNENQEKFIYDDEKIIIATNAFGMGIDKSNVRYVVHYQLPKSMEAYYQEAGRAGRDGENSECVLLYTSKDVQTQKYLIEQNASDLERKDHEYSKLQAMVDYCHTTKCLQTYIVNYFGDVAENDCSKCSNCKSDLEEIDVTTEALKIFSCIVRMKERFGVTLVAQVLKGSNNKRIKELRLNELKTYGIMKEKTEKEISELTQLFIAEGYLALTTGQYPTVRLTERAASVLKDGERVVQKVKPVKKEEPIHSELFEELRQLRKEIAEKEKLPPYIVFSDVTLKEMCKYYPKTKADMLQIKGVGEMKFEKYGEAFLTAISAFSNENITIEMAPKVQEKPIEKAEDPSYLVTLQFFKDGMDIHEIALERDLKQTTVEQHLIQGAIEGIELEWERVLPNSYLQLINEKRAEIGGEKLKPLKEALPEEISYFHIKLALCK; this is translated from the coding sequence ATGTTAGAAAAACAATTAGAAACACCAATAACGATTTTAAAAAAATACTATGGGTACAATAGCTTTCGTAAAAATCAACTTGAAATCATCACAGCCATTTTAAACAAAACTGATACATTGTGCATTATGCCTACTGGTGGAGGTAAATCCGTTTGTTATCAAGTTCCAGCAATGCTTTTTGAAGGAATTACGGTCGTTATTAGTCCACTTATTTCCTTAATGAAAGACCAGGTAGATACGCTAAATAGTATTGGCGTACCAGCAATTTATTTAAATAGTACTGTGTCACATGCTGACCAAGGAGAAATCATGAACGACATTAAACATGGTTCATATAAACTCGTTTATGTTTCACCAGAACGCCTGGATTCAAATCAATTTTTACAGTTTTTACAGCAACTACCGATTGATTTAATTGCTGTTGATGAAGCGCACTGTATTTCACAATGGGGGCATGATTTTCGTCCAAGTTACGCTAGAATTGGTCATTTGATGCAACAACTTTCATCAAAGCCTGTCATTGCAGCTTTTACAGCAACTGCGACAAAGACAGTTGCTCAGGATATTAAACAAGGTTTAATGCTTCAATCTCCCTTAGATTTTGTATCTGGTTACGAAAGAGAAAACTTAGCTTTTTCAGTTGTGAAAACAGGTAATAAAAGAAAGTATATACTTGAGTTCATCGAGCGATTGAAAGGTGAAAGTGGAATCATTTATACAGCTACAAGAAAAGATGTTGAGGAACTCCAACCGTTTTTAGAGAAAAATGGAGTCCAAGCTGTCACTTATCATGGCGGAATGTCAGAAAAGATCCGTAATGAAAATCAAGAAAAATTTATTTATGATGATGAAAAAATTATTATTGCAACAAATGCGTTTGGTATGGGTATTGATAAATCCAATGTGAGGTACGTGGTACATTATCAATTACCGAAAAGTATGGAGGCCTACTATCAAGAGGCAGGCAGAGCAGGGAGAGATGGAGAAAATAGTGAGTGTGTTTTGCTTTATACGAGCAAGGATGTCCAAACACAGAAATATCTAATCGAACAAAATGCATCTGATCTTGAACGGAAAGACCATGAATATAGTAAACTGCAAGCAATGGTTGACTATTGCCATACGACAAAATGTTTACAAACCTATATTGTGAATTATTTTGGCGATGTTGCAGAAAATGATTGTAGCAAATGCTCCAATTGTAAATCGGACCTAGAAGAGATCGATGTGACGACAGAGGCTTTAAAAATCTTTTCCTGTATAGTAAGAATGAAAGAACGATTTGGAGTTACATTAGTCGCCCAAGTACTTAAAGGGTCTAATAATAAACGAATTAAGGAATTACGGCTAAATGAACTGAAGACATATGGCATTATGAAAGAAAAGACAGAAAAAGAAATTAGTGAACTTACGCAACTGTTTATTGCTGAAGGATATTTAGCATTGACCACTGGGCAATACCCAACTGTTCGACTAACCGAGCGAGCAGCATCAGTACTAAAAGATGGAGAAAGAGTAGTACAAAAAGTAAAACCGGTGAAAAAAGAAGAGCCTATTCATTCTGAGCTTTTCGAAGAACTTCGCCAACTCCGAAAAGAAATAGCAGAAAAAGAAAAGCTTCCTCCATATATTGTTTTCTCTGATGTTACGCTAAAAGAAATGTGTAAGTATTATCCAAAGACAAAAGCAGATATGCTCCAAATTAAAGGTGTTGGAGAAATGAAGTTTGAAAAGTATGGTGAAGCTTTTTTAACTGCAATTAGTGCATTTTCTAATGAAAACATCACCATTGAAATGGCCCCAAAAGTGCAGGAAAAGCCAATTGAAAAAGCGGAAGACCCAAGTTACTTAGTTACGTTACAGTTTTTTAAAGACGGCATGGATATTCACGAAATAGCTCTAGAGCGAGATCTAAAGCAAACGACGGTAGAACAACATTTGATCCAAGGGGCTATTGAAGGAATTGAACTTGAATGGGAAAGAGTACTACCAAATTCATATTTGCAATTAATAAATGAAAAACGTGCTGAAATTGGTGGAGAGAAACTGAAGCCATTAAAAGAAGCATTGCCAGAAGAAATTAGCTATTTTCATATCAAACTAGCGCTGTGTAAATAA
- a CDS encoding 4Fe-4S dicluster domain-containing protein: MIDRLNRRQYIKENFRSSFQFLGSIIGASIEQERNFIRPPGAGNELSFLATCTRCGVCCDVCPTSTIGLFSVDYGAKLAGTPFINPNESPCTFCNKCITHCPTGALEEIGKEEKLGIAEVFEFNCLAFKGTLCDYCIRACPSGAKALSYRCGKPYVDQDHCNGCGMCVNACIQTYKGIYVKVIEQ; this comes from the coding sequence ATGATTGATCGATTGAACCGTAGACAATATATAAAGGAAAATTTTCGTTCCTCCTTTCAATTTCTCGGGTCAATAATTGGAGCTTCAATTGAACAAGAACGGAACTTTATTCGCCCACCAGGTGCAGGCAATGAACTTTCTTTCCTTGCCACATGCACCCGCTGTGGCGTCTGCTGTGACGTCTGTCCGACGTCAACGATAGGACTGTTTTCAGTAGATTACGGGGCGAAACTTGCAGGAACTCCTTTTATTAATCCAAACGAGTCTCCATGTACATTTTGCAATAAATGTATCACTCATTGTCCAACGGGTGCGTTAGAGGAGATCGGGAAAGAAGAAAAACTCGGAATTGCTGAAGTATTTGAGTTTAACTGCTTAGCTTTTAAAGGTACGTTGTGTGATTATTGTATAAGAGCCTGTCCTTCTGGTGCGAAGGCTTTGTCATACAGGTGTGGGAAACCATACGTTGATCAAGATCATTGTAACGGGTGTGGGATGTGTGTAAATGCTTGTATTCAAACATATAAAGGCATATATGTAAAGGTTATAGAGCAGTAA
- a CDS encoding DegV family protein, producing the protein MSKVKIVTDSTVDVPKAELDALGVEVVPLTITVDGKSYIDGVDVSAKEYISLLKEAKEIPRTSQPAAGVFAETYDRLGADGSEIISIHITGGMSGTLSSAISGAQMSSSKVTVIDSKFISFALGFQVLEAAKMAMAGKTVSEILARVEAVRENSSLYLMVDTLDYLVKGGRIGRGRALIGSLLKIKPIASLADGVYTPVAKVRTYPKLITYFTKQLQTETAKKEIKGIGIAHADTFPLANELKDEIKKLTGFNDIIIVDTTPIISTHTGPGALALMYFAE; encoded by the coding sequence GTGAGTAAGGTTAAAATTGTGACAGATTCGACAGTAGATGTACCGAAAGCAGAATTAGATGCGTTAGGTGTGGAGGTAGTACCATTAACAATTACAGTAGACGGAAAGTCGTATATTGATGGTGTTGATGTTTCAGCGAAGGAATATATTTCTCTACTTAAAGAAGCGAAAGAAATTCCTAGAACCTCACAACCTGCGGCAGGAGTATTTGCTGAAACTTACGATCGTCTCGGAGCCGATGGTAGTGAAATCATTTCTATACATATAACAGGGGGCATGAGTGGTACACTTAGTTCAGCTATAAGTGGGGCTCAAATGTCTAGCTCAAAAGTGACAGTTATCGATTCAAAATTTATTTCCTTCGCCCTCGGCTTTCAAGTATTAGAAGCAGCAAAAATGGCTATGGCTGGCAAAACTGTTTCTGAAATTTTAGCTCGTGTTGAAGCAGTTAGAGAAAATTCTTCGCTATATCTTATGGTTGATACGTTAGATTATTTGGTAAAAGGTGGAAGAATCGGAAGAGGGAGAGCGTTGATCGGTTCGTTACTAAAGATTAAGCCAATCGCTTCTCTTGCTGACGGTGTTTATACGCCCGTCGCAAAAGTGAGAACATATCCCAAACTTATTACGTACTTTACTAAGCAACTTCAAACCGAAACAGCTAAGAAAGAGATTAAGGGCATTGGGATAGCTCATGCTGATACATTTCCGTTAGCAAATGAACTAAAGGATGAGATCAAAAAGTTGACTGGTTTCAATGATATAATAATCGTTGATACAACACCAATTATAAGTACTCATACAGGGCCAGGAGCTTTAGCTTTAATGTACTTTGCTGAGTAG
- a CDS encoding deoxynucleoside kinase yields MIETTIKSNALITLAGTVGVGKSTLTRNLANTLKFKASYEKVDGNPYLEDYYSNFKQWSFHLQVYFLAERFKQQKSMFESGYGYVQDRSIYEDVGIFAKLQYDQGNMTDRDFETYSSLFEAMTLSPYFPKPDVLIYLDGSLDKIIERVHRRGRKMETDTPLKFWEDLYERYHNWINEFTVCPVLRLDIETYDSHDPKSVAAIIKEIENITAKEAILTK; encoded by the coding sequence ATGATTGAGACAACAATCAAAAGCAATGCTTTAATTACATTAGCAGGGACTGTTGGTGTAGGAAAGTCAACGTTAACTAGAAATCTGGCTAACACATTAAAATTTAAAGCTTCATATGAGAAAGTTGACGGAAATCCTTATTTAGAAGACTATTATTCAAATTTTAAGCAATGGTCTTTTCATCTTCAAGTGTACTTTTTAGCTGAGAGATTTAAACAACAAAAATCTATGTTTGAGAGCGGCTACGGCTATGTACAAGATCGTAGCATTTATGAGGACGTAGGAATTTTTGCGAAGCTTCAATATGACCAAGGGAATATGACTGATCGCGATTTTGAAACATACAGTTCATTATTTGAAGCGATGACTCTATCGCCTTACTTTCCAAAACCAGATGTATTAATTTACTTGGATGGTTCCCTAGATAAAATTATTGAACGTGTCCATAGACGTGGGCGCAAAATGGAAACTGACACACCTTTAAAATTTTGGGAAGACTTATACGAGCGGTATCATAATTGGATTAATGAGTTCACTGTTTGTCCTGTTTTAAGACTAGACATTGAAACTTATGATAGTCATGATCCAAAATCGGTTGCTGCAATAATAAAAGAAATTGAGAATATTACAGCTAAAGAAGCCATTCTTACAAAATAA
- a CDS encoding deoxynucleoside kinase: MKKVPFIAVEGPIGVGKSSLAREIANYYQYRLLNEIVEENPFLGNFYKDIDGWSFQTEMFFLCNRYKQLEDIEKYHLNKNEPVVADYHIFKNQIFAERTLQSKQYEKYKQIYYILTANMPEPNLIIYLKAGLNTLLERISLRGRDIEKNIDPAYLLQLTKDYEQFMGKFINDHPNVPVLTFECDHIDFIKNKADLEAIFSKIDDQLFINN, encoded by the coding sequence TTGAAAAAAGTACCATTTATCGCTGTAGAAGGTCCAATTGGGGTTGGAAAATCCTCTTTAGCTAGGGAAATTGCAAATTATTATCAGTATCGATTATTAAATGAAATCGTTGAAGAAAATCCTTTTTTAGGGAATTTTTATAAAGATATTGACGGGTGGAGCTTCCAAACAGAAATGTTCTTCTTATGTAATCGTTACAAGCAGCTTGAAGATATTGAAAAATACCATCTAAATAAAAATGAACCAGTTGTTGCTGATTACCATATTTTTAAAAATCAAATTTTTGCCGAACGAACATTACAAAGTAAGCAATATGAAAAATATAAACAAATCTACTACATACTTACAGCCAATATGCCTGAACCAAATCTAATTATTTATTTAAAGGCTGGTTTAAATACGCTGTTAGAACGGATATCCTTGCGCGGTAGAGACATTGAAAAAAATATTGATCCAGCTTATCTACTTCAACTTACGAAAGATTATGAGCAATTCATGGGTAAATTTATTAATGACCATCCTAATGTCCCTGTATTGACTTTTGAATGTGATCACATTGATTTTATTAAGAATAAAGCCGATCTTGAAGCAATTTTTTCAAAAATAGATGATCAATTATTTATAAATAACTAA
- the napA gene encoding nitrate reductase catalytic subunit NapA, with amino-acid sequence MELTRRSLLKAAAISSAMIAAGCTQKDVATPEPKEPEKDPVEVEAQSIEPDEWKTSVCRYCGTGCGVLVGVKDKKVIAVKGDPDNRSSRGLNCIKGYYLGKILFGKDRLTKPLIREDNSKKGTMEGFREASWDEALDLVASKLREAHDTDPNSIAFWGSGQQTIHEGYASVKLWKAGLQNNNIDPNARLCMASAVTGFMSTFQSDEPMGCYDDLDMADVFVTWGANMAEMHPVLYSRLTARKLSDPNVKHYDLTTYHTRTSETADHVMVFRPQTDLAIANSIVNYLIETDSYDKKFIEEHCQFKAGQENLGHAMEDDYDTTEAGQKANDSWSITFDEFKEMVSKYTFEYVSELSGVPAEDLEALAKEFADPNKKVMSTWTMGVNQHTRGTWMNNLIYDVHLMSGKISQPGSGPFSLTGQPSACGTAREVGVFSHRLPADLVVTNPDHRRFSEMIWNLPEGYLDAIEKPGYHTIQMFRELGNGKVKFLWSMSNNWGQTLPKTNRFRGVDVDGKGVIDGFIVVSEVYPTRSTEMANVVLPAAMWVEREGMFGNAERRNSIFEKCQEPPGEAKWDMWTMVQVAKRVLEGKKIGEHDSFDVVFGKYGPDIWDYEKNDLIDDHEVCVRLFEEYRLFSAPHTHPNPAVQELGFKLKTSAKELGPYEEYLKQHGMRWPVREVDGKWMETKWRYAHGKQEEGFDQVGVETFGEVGKYKDVSFYKSNDKRPTIFFRPFEDAPEIPDEEYPFWLCTGRVLEHWHSGSMTRRVPELHRAVPEALCEIHPDDAAAIGIKDKDWVIVKSRRGETKVKATTTGRGKPPKGLVFVPFFAEEALINDTTLDAYCPISKQPDYKKCAVKVIKA; translated from the coding sequence ATGGAATTAACTCGTAGAAGCTTATTAAAAGCTGCAGCAATTTCATCAGCAATGATTGCAGCAGGGTGTACACAAAAAGATGTAGCTACACCGGAACCAAAAGAACCAGAAAAAGACCCTGTAGAAGTGGAAGCGCAATCAATTGAGCCAGATGAGTGGAAAACTTCAGTTTGCCGCTACTGCGGAACAGGTTGTGGGGTTTTAGTAGGTGTTAAAGATAAAAAAGTGATTGCAGTAAAAGGTGATCCAGATAACCGTTCAAGCCGAGGTTTAAACTGTATTAAAGGTTATTATCTAGGGAAAATTTTATTTGGTAAAGATCGTTTAACTAAACCGTTAATTCGTGAAGATAATAGTAAAAAAGGAACAATGGAAGGGTTCCGTGAAGCATCATGGGATGAAGCCCTGGATTTAGTTGCTAGTAAATTAAGAGAAGCACACGATACAGACCCGAATTCGATTGCATTCTGGGGTTCTGGACAACAAACAATCCATGAAGGCTATGCATCTGTAAAACTATGGAAGGCTGGATTGCAAAATAATAACATCGACCCTAATGCTAGATTATGTATGGCAAGTGCGGTAACTGGTTTCATGTCAACATTCCAATCAGACGAACCGATGGGTTGTTATGATGATTTAGATATGGCGGATGTTTTCGTTACTTGGGGCGCGAATATGGCAGAAATGCATCCCGTACTATACTCTCGTTTAACGGCTAGAAAGCTATCAGATCCAAATGTGAAGCACTATGACTTAACAACATATCATACTCGTACTTCTGAAACTGCAGATCATGTAATGGTGTTTAGACCACAAACTGACTTAGCTATCGCAAATAGTATCGTTAATTACTTAATTGAAACAGATTCTTATGATAAAAAGTTTATTGAAGAACATTGTCAATTTAAAGCAGGTCAAGAAAATTTAGGCCATGCAATGGAAGATGATTACGATACAACTGAAGCTGGCCAAAAGGCAAATGATTCTTGGTCAATAACGTTTGATGAATTTAAAGAGATGGTTTCAAAATATACGTTTGAATACGTTTCTGAATTATCAGGAGTTCCTGCTGAAGATTTAGAAGCTTTAGCAAAAGAGTTTGCTGACCCTAATAAAAAGGTTATGTCTACTTGGACAATGGGAGTAAACCAACATACACGTGGAACGTGGATGAATAACTTAATTTATGATGTGCATTTAATGTCAGGTAAAATTAGCCAACCAGGAAGTGGACCATTCTCTTTAACTGGTCAACCAAGTGCTTGTGGTACAGCTCGTGAAGTTGGCGTATTCTCTCATCGTTTACCGGCAGATCTAGTTGTAACAAATCCTGATCATCGCCGTTTTAGTGAAATGATTTGGAACTTACCAGAAGGATATTTAGATGCTATTGAAAAGCCCGGTTACCATACAATTCAAATGTTTCGCGAACTTGGTAATGGTAAGGTGAAGTTCCTTTGGAGTATGTCGAATAACTGGGGTCAAACATTACCGAAAACAAATCGGTTCCGTGGTGTTGATGTTGATGGAAAAGGTGTTATTGACGGATTTATCGTTGTTTCTGAAGTATACCCTACTCGCTCAACTGAGATGGCGAACGTTGTTTTACCAGCAGCGATGTGGGTAGAAAGAGAAGGGATGTTTGGCAACGCGGAACGTCGTAACTCTATTTTTGAAAAATGCCAAGAGCCACCAGGGGAAGCAAAGTGGGATATGTGGACGATGGTTCAAGTCGCTAAACGTGTTCTTGAAGGTAAGAAAATTGGTGAGCACGACTCCTTTGATGTTGTATTTGGTAAGTATGGTCCGGATATTTGGGATTATGAGAAGAATGATTTAATTGATGACCATGAAGTATGCGTAAGGCTTTTTGAAGAATACCGTTTATTTAGTGCGCCACACACACATCCAAACCCTGCAGTTCAAGAGCTTGGCTTCAAATTGAAAACAAGCGCAAAAGAATTAGGACCTTATGAAGAGTATTTAAAACAACATGGAATGCGCTGGCCGGTTCGTGAGGTAGATGGGAAATGGATGGAGACTAAGTGGCGTTATGCTCATGGGAAGCAAGAAGAAGGCTTTGACCAAGTCGGAGTTGAAACGTTTGGTGAAGTTGGTAAATATAAAGATGTTAGTTTCTATAAATCGAATGATAAACGGCCGACAATCTTCTTTAGACCGTTTGAGGATGCACCTGAAATTCCAGATGAGGAATATCCGTTTTGGTTATGTACTGGCCGCGTGTTAGAGCACTGGCATAGCGGATCAATGACTCGTCGTGTGCCTGAGTTACACCGTGCTGTACCAGAAGCACTATGTGAAATCCACCCAGATGATGCAGCTGCAATTGGTATTAAGGATAAAGATTGGGTTATCGTTAAATCACGCCGTGGCGAAACAAAAGTAAAAGCAACGACAACAGGTCGTGGTAAGCCGCCAAAAGGTTTAGTCTTCGTTCCTTTCTTTGCAGAAGAAGCGTTGATAAACGATACAACCTTAGATGCATATTGTCCAATATCCAAGCAACCAGATTATAAAAAATGTGCCGTTAAAGTTATTAAGGCTTAG
- a CDS encoding chaperone NapD, whose amino-acid sequence MVISGFMLITVKGKTDAVIEQLQKLPGVEVHHIEQEVKVVLTLEADSVDESYRIGEAFKEIDGIVSICLAYTNFEDDEAMQHQAVIQ is encoded by the coding sequence ATGGTCATTTCAGGATTTATGCTAATCACAGTAAAAGGAAAAACAGATGCAGTCATTGAACAACTTCAGAAGCTTCCTGGGGTAGAGGTTCATCATATTGAACAGGAGGTAAAAGTAGTTTTAACACTTGAAGCCGATTCTGTTGATGAAAGCTACCGGATTGGAGAGGCATTTAAAGAAATAGATGGGATTGTTTCTATCTGCCTTGCTTACACAAACTTCGAAGATGATGAAGCGATGCAACATCAGGCAGTGATTCAGTAA
- a CDS encoding transposase: MLKNVRSHESYLSFVVEQLDELYKDKAFLKTFYSEPIIWCSLIDLTDATMLLRHRYSSNPRGRKPRQPCDMLRSLMLMHYHHISSIDKWVYTLKTTPVLAVLSGFSPYNVPGVGTFYDFFNRLWLGSTPHLSNRNNRKLKKPRKKGKKNQKQEPKNPKIVEKLVKRALKNKDIKYTPKAHDQLQMIFQSLFVNKSATQGLLGDTMSLSILGDGSPVVTGGRPYGKFLCDCRKQGNWKCQCKRQFSDPDADYGWDSSREKYYYGRSLFMVTASDSPYDLPIYPRLYRASKHDSVLFVSTFHELKHWYSDWKISEVILDSALDAFPIYEMLEHYDVSAIIDLNPRRSKQFQHKQMDINLKGVPVCPIGREMIHWGLNQKTYRRKWRCPAVCGKWECPNPCSDSDYGRTFYTATKDNPRLFPRIKRDSKEWRKRYSLRTGVERCIKRQKVDYRLEDSRGRSSRHWNIRTYIIGMCQHADAWIKEAKKNNFVATNPIIQSFLSL, from the coding sequence ATGCTAAAAAACGTCCGTTCTCATGAATCCTATCTGTCTTTTGTTGTCGAGCAATTAGATGAACTCTATAAGGATAAAGCATTTTTAAAAACCTTTTACTCTGAACCAATAATTTGGTGTTCCTTGATTGACCTAACCGATGCCACCATGTTGCTTAGACACCGTTATTCCTCTAATCCAAGAGGAAGAAAACCGCGGCAGCCGTGTGATATGCTTCGGAGTTTAATGCTCATGCATTACCACCATATCTCAAGTATTGACAAGTGGGTTTATACATTAAAGACAACGCCAGTTCTTGCGGTCCTTAGTGGTTTTTCTCCATACAATGTTCCTGGAGTAGGTACCTTTTACGATTTTTTTAATCGGCTATGGCTTGGTTCAACTCCACATCTATCGAATAGAAATAACAGAAAGCTAAAGAAACCAAGAAAGAAAGGCAAAAAGAATCAGAAACAAGAGCCTAAAAACCCTAAGATTGTTGAAAAACTAGTTAAACGCGCCTTGAAAAATAAGGATATTAAATATACACCGAAAGCCCATGACCAACTTCAAATGATCTTTCAATCCTTGTTCGTCAATAAATCAGCAACACAAGGATTACTAGGTGACACCATGTCCTTAAGCATCCTCGGTGATGGATCTCCCGTTGTTACTGGTGGAAGACCTTATGGTAAGTTTCTATGCGATTGTCGTAAACAAGGAAATTGGAAATGCCAATGCAAGAGACAATTCTCAGACCCTGACGCTGATTACGGTTGGGATAGTTCTAGAGAAAAGTACTATTATGGGCGAAGCCTATTCATGGTAACTGCATCTGATAGTCCTTATGACTTACCTATTTATCCAAGGCTCTACAGAGCCAGTAAACATGACTCAGTTTTATTTGTAAGTACGTTTCATGAACTCAAACATTGGTATTCTGATTGGAAAATCAGTGAAGTCATCTTAGATTCTGCTCTAGATGCTTTTCCCATCTATGAAATGTTAGAACACTATGATGTTTCAGCCATCATTGACCTTAATCCAAGACGTTCTAAACAATTTCAGCATAAACAAATGGATATAAATCTTAAAGGTGTTCCAGTCTGCCCTATTGGTCGAGAGATGATCCACTGGGGATTAAATCAAAAAACCTATCGGCGCAAATGGCGTTGTCCAGCCGTATGCGGAAAATGGGAATGCCCAAATCCGTGTTCAGATTCAGATTATGGTCGAACATTTTATACAGCGACGAAGGATAATCCTCGTCTCTTTCCACGTATCAAACGTGATAGTAAGGAATGGCGAAAACGCTATTCTTTGCGAACTGGAGTTGAGCGTTGTATTAAACGGCAAAAAGTGGATTATCGTTTAGAAGATTCAAGAGGACGAAGTTCTA